agggaaaaattgccacatgtaaaaagtaatttgacataaataaaaggttAAGTTGCACTTTACCAGCCTCAAAATGTGTTATTAGTCTTAAGGCGTCCATTTTTAGGACAGCTGTGCGAAGGAAACCTTTGTGAGTCCCGCAAGGATCATCGGCtatcagaaaatttaaaatcaattcagtcatgattcagaaaaaaaaaaattaatcatttcaCGCACACAGGAAAATGTTGATATTATGACGAGCTTCCTTACCCGGGATATTTTTATAACAAGAGACGCTATTTGAGATGGCATGTTGCCGCTCCTACTTGTTTTGTCTAAGTGTGAGCTTGggtcttgaaataaatttatctcatGAACTTTTCTTTACCTAGGGACATTTTTATAACGAAGGACGCTATTTAAGACGGTACGTTGCTGCTTCCATCAAGTGAGATTGTGTCTTGAACTAATTTTAtctcgtgaaaaaaaattatgtaaatcaGAAATTTATACGGGAATCCTAATGACACATTTGAAAAACCGCTCTTGTCTCCCCAAACCTGGACAAAATTCGTTTAGTAACGAAGATTGATTAATTACAAAGATCTTTAAGCTGTTCTTTACATTGTCAGGCTTGATAGGTGTGGTGTCCAAACAAGcaaatttataacatagctagtaaatttgtctaatcaaattcaattgcgtgagcgtgcttcatttACTCGAGATAGCTCATCATAATTGTGCAGAAGCAAAAGGGGGGAACAAGTTcaaaaatactttattcaaaccatgcgttcggtcaaaacaaccgcgtacgatcaaaacaataatatacaatgatatttaaacatctttaaggcgcaaaaaagttcagagtccggctaaacagttcaaggaattgttcagtttagtttgttacttctttgcaccgAGTAAATCACGCAATGAGATTTTAACGCTGCCGTTAATCTTCATAAGTCTTCACAAACCTCACTTTTTCCTTGCATAGTATTGGATAAACTTACAATTCGAGAAGACGAGACTAAATGGGGTCACGcggttgaaataaaaaaaaagccaataaataaacgaacatatatatatgttatttgccgacccttagccggtaaataacatatttattgtttttttccgaaagaacccgaatgatttatggccgtaaatacggcaagatcttctataaactgaacaatttttgagtgaaaaggtcatagacaggcctacacagactcccctgtgtggttttacgtttgcgacgcaaaagcctttaattaaagcttcgctctgacgagtatgtctttgagcgatttacctcttttgtatgatataatcggaggcgttttgtaaattgttttcagcagtggctgattttggatgaggttccattcttgcatcagtatttgttttaaatttttaacccctgggtggtatgctgtcacaaaaggcaatattttgcctttagttttttggtttgttttttaagtgtcgactgccttgcggcaaacgagacctcagataacgttttttcaattaggctttttgggtaaccacgtTGAAATAGAGGtaatgcaaatttaagagagatgcctcagcgaaacattttcatttccgtaacgataaaggtgatttaaaaggcttccaaacaaactttgaaacattatttttacaagtatctgtcacaatctgacacctgtcaattagagagcgcgcaagaaaaaaaaaaatcgtaggaacatttgaaaaccaacagaactagtttggcaaggactgtcacgacaatgttttcttaaaaatcagtcaatgatctaacggaaagtattattcactctcatcgaccattcattcatgtacgaagatttacctctgttcattaagtaaacggcgaggaaagtaattgtgagtaaattcaattttttttattttgaagttgtgagagtttgctcgttttgctgtaatggcgtgtttaactctggtctttccttaacaaaaactaaattcgaacggcacactccaacgagacacaagggaatttaatgcggcctctcctcaaaaaattccttcaatttctgttgtgcaatttacggtacaaatgtccaaattgaacggaattggaaagactcaccgggagcgtatatttgttgtagaacttaaattaaaacttcgctcgctctttcactatgaacaaattgctcgagaaaattcagatattaagtgaatgaaagttccatcgttcagtttaactgtaaccaaataccttacgtttcaactttctgggcACTTTTTgagaacgattaaaattaattgcagacgggttttaggccgcttgtcaaccaacgtaatgacactattgtttatacaaattcattctggaaccaatatttttctgtcaaccaaagtgatttgatagagagaaaagaatGGATTcttaagttatttatcggcttgaggtagtgaccgacgtgtttgcttaaaaatactgcccagccggaaaacgaggtatatttatgaaaaatgacaacgaaagttgggatgtactcggcgactcacgaaagcgttaccttggcccgtgggcagagataggaaaatactgaccgggtaaagaaccaatcagattgcaagattcgctaccgtgccctctaaaaaaacaataaaaattaatatcttGATAAATGATCAGAAGTATATTTCGAAAGTTCACAAACTCTGAGAGCGAATTATTAAAGGCGCGGATGATGTAATTGGGGAAAGGGGAACAACCATTATTTTCACCTTATTAATGTTCATCTctgttcatttatttgtttattcatttactCAATTATTtgctctttaatttcttttattttcagaagGTGCTATGTTAAACTCAGAGCTACCAAGTCGAAGCTTACCTGTTGTCATAACTGAGGCAAGTGTTTGTATTGCATTGTGCATCATAAGCGTCATTGGAAACAGTCTGGTTTGTATGGCAACATGCAGAAACTCCAACCTGCGATCAACCACCAACCTGTATATCATTGCTTTAGCTGTCAGCGATCTGCTGTGTGGAATAGTACAGATGCCGTTAACTTCTGCCACGTTGATCATCGGAAGATGGGTCTTTGGCGACGCCCTATGCCAATTTGAAGGCTTTGTTTCCGTATTTACCTATTATGTTACCCCAGCAACCCTTGGTTTGACAGCGTTTAACCGTTACATGAAAATTGTAAAGACAAGCCATTACAAGAAGATTTTTTCGCCCCGCAGATCTAAGATATGGTTGAgtttcttgtggctttcctTTGCACTTTACCTGCTGATTGTCCGTGTCACAAATTGGGTTAAAATCGATTTTATTCAAGGCTACGCAGGGTGCTCCTTTGATTACCCAAGTAGTGAAAGTCAAATCTTTCATTATTGCATCACTATTGGATTACTTTTTGTCTTACCGTTGTGTGTCGGCATTTTCAGTTATTATAAGATATTTCTGAAAACCCATGAGCATCAACAGAATGTAGTGCCATCGCTACGGAACTGTACTGACAATACTGCAGTAAGCAACACAGTGAAAGAAATAAAGCTTACTCGAATGTTGATCCTTGTGGCAGCGGGATTTTTGTGTTGCTGGATACCAATGTGGGCACTTGTCCTCTGGTTTCGTTTTTCCCCTGAGACCAGCTCAAGAATTACAGCATTGCTtgtcacttttttattttatttgagtGCTTCAATCAATCCTATTATTTATGCTTTCACAAATGGCGAGTTCCAAAGGGAATTTCGCAAACTGCTGTGTTGCCGCCGTGAAAGGTCAAGAATTGTGCTAAAGAAAGCTGCTGCGTTTACTGGTAACGACCTCGTCGAACGAGAGGAACAAGAAGCAAACTTTTAAGTCCAATGAATTTGTGTTAATGAAACATCCTCTTTTGAAAACAGGAAGGAAAAgttaatccatttttttttctaatttagttATTGTTTGTCAAAGCAAGCTTTTTAGATGTCGAAAGCTGTGTTGCTCGTACCAAtcaattataaattatttatggtGATGTCTCCTTGCCAAATGCTGAGAGGATGACATCAgttcacttttaaattttggatGAGTTGCGAGTACAAATTGAATAGATTTTACCATTCCTGCGATGAAATTGTGAGGAAACTAATTGAATTGAATGATCTGATGGCAAGCAAAGATCGTTCCTTTTGCTTCTTCGGAATTTTCTATTTAAACGTCAAAGCTTTTGTCATAATAGGTTAGTTAAATTTAATTAGAAGTGAATTTTATTCGACTTTCTGTTTGTGAACAGCCGGCCACTAAAGTAGAATAACTTCCCCTGAGTTTCTCTTTCTGATGCCAGTGATGTAATCAGCAAATTACTTGCGATACTCGAACATAAGATTTTTTCTAAACTCATATTGAATTAGCACATAATGCTTTTAGTTGATTGGAGGTGACGCTCTGTCGTTTATGAAAAACTACGAGATGACCAGAAAAGCGGAGAGAGGTATGAAAATTAACTTATATTGCGAGCTTTAAAGTGATGATATTTGCAAAGCAACGTTTTTCTGGGaggaaataaatagaatttgaaaaagaagccaGCAAAGAGATAAAACTTGGCGCCTACAGCTGATAACAATATTAATGACATAACAGTGATAAGAAATAGCTCGCAACGATACCTGCAAGACTTTCTACGTCGACGAAATAGTTCCTGAGTGTATTTTAAGATGGAAAACATGTTAGAGGGAGATTTTATTCGTCAAATGTCAAATATAACTGCTTAGGACCCCTGTAGATGGCCTAAAGGTTTCGTGCGCCCTCCCCATTTTTTGTCCGTTTTTTAAGGTTAggcatatttattttatatcatattGTTGCCCtttgtcttttgattttttcttgtagttgtcgttgtcgttgtcgttgtcgttcttgttgtttttttttcgtcaaatttcgaattttttgttaatgttcttttttaatttttcatatcatttgCATCTATTGCAAGTGATATGATATTGCCCACTGCAAGACATTATTTCTCCGGACTGATGTAAGGGTTAGGGCTGAAATTGTATGGGGATTTAGAATAAAGTTGTACATCTGCACAATGTAAAATACTTCTCTTAACCTTATATTTTGTGCAAGATATTCTTATCTATATTTCGGTGCGCTCTCCCTACTTAGCTTATTATTCGAAAGTCATGTTTaagcgtttttttttgttttttttttctgtcgatTTAACGAAAAGGATTGTGATAATAAAATTCTTAATGGCGTTAAGTTAAGCTTTTGGGCTTTATTGggatgtaatttttatttagtttggtTAAGGTTGTAAAAGAATGAAGAGTCACATACCTTTACAACTTTTTATGGAAATTTGGTCTCGCTTTTGCCCTTAATTTCTCAAAGATGCATGCTCCTTGAAAGTTTCTAATGATATTGACCAATGTATCTTATCAATGGTGCCTAGTTTGAATAAACTGAtataaagttaaattttaatttaatcatATACACACTGCATCAGAACCGAAACCACCAACACCCTTCCTTcccataggaaaaaaaacccagaacCTGGTAATTTCTACGTATAGGAAAATATACGAATGCACGCCTTTTATTAagaccccattcacaccagccaaaaatgtttaatttgaaCGGGATTTAGCGTGGTGAAATTCAGACACGGAGAACTGGAAAACTGAACTTTCAATAGTATTTAAGTAATCGCTGACTTGTAATTTCATTGTGCTAAACTTGAAGTCGACAGATGTTGGTTTAAGGTTCTTCTATGAAGGTGGGggtgcttcatattcctattgtgcacgctaaTGGCGTCAGCAAACAGATCCCTCgagaatattttttacttttggaTTTTACTACTAAAAAACTGGTAATTTAAGACTTCGGCGGTAATTTAAGCTAAACATGGAAACAAGATCGTTTACAACGTagcgaaatgttttcctgaaacaaaattatcaacgcACTGAAGCGtagcagagggaatattaaACCTTTCACAACATTTAAACtattgggttgaaaatgttcaagaagctagagttgctctcggttacgcctcgagcaactcatACtcatctttcgtgctctccaaacttcccgcgtgcttcatatctcgatgaaggcacgctgacgtatgaaccaattgttatttttcacaaGTATGCCACTCCTTGACAGCTATGCTACAACAGGgataaagaaaacttgtttcacTTCACGTGTTCGTGAAAGACAAGCCGACAAAAACATAAACTGAACTACAGTAGTGAGCAGAGATGAGAAAATAAGCCACGCTCTTCGATGAATCGGAATTTTCTGTTCTGActcgaaaaagaaaaggaaatctttttTGTGGTTATTCCCGCGCACGCTAGCCTTTTGCGTCCTATTTaggtaaaaacaaacttttcgaaatattcaaaagttattcatggtcatatgataaaatgcttattgactgagtcaAGTCATACATAATCCCAATTTACACATATGAAGTTACCGCTTTTCCCAGGTTAGAAATCTTTGTtaaacaccgcagtttatatgataGTTTGCATTTATCAGTCCGAccagctgaattttttttcatgaaattatagTCAAACATACAGATGTTTCAGTCTTTATTGCATTTGTTTAGGCTTTCGTTCAGCAATTGTGTCTTGCAGACGTCACTATGAGGAAgttaaaaatacatcaaacgCTCCTGGCCCTCCCGATGTTGCCTTTAAAATGGGCATAGGCATGGAAAGGCCTTTCTTACTCTGAAAGTTTATagtaaatgaacagaaattgtggtatttaaaaggaaaaaggccTTTTGCACTAAGAAGAACCTCAATTTGGATGAGGTAATCGTGAACTTTGGAGACAAAGTATGAATTAGCCACTTCAATACCGTTTTGGGGAAATTATCCTGTCGAATTGAGGTTTGTTACAGATAATATCTCTAGTAACCCACTTTTCGCTTTTTGAACCTGattttaactctaaaaaaaaccCACACTCTGCACTGTGACAGCTAAAGACTGGTAGAAAGACAATAATTCCAACCTTGCAAGGAAGTTTCACCGCGTTGAGCTATTATAAATACCGTCCCATATTCTTCTGTGATCTGACTTGTTTTCATCGAATCTCAGCGTAAGGTAAGGCTTTCGCTAGGTCTAATTAGAATCATTAGTGAATGCTTAAACTGGCAAAAACTTTCGCTTGGATCGCAGACAGAACACATAATTGTCACAAACTCCTCGCATAGGAAAATTCGAAGTACGCAACTAACTCGCAGCCAGCTGTTccttgaagcaaataaaatagaGCCTTAGAGTTCTTTCCTagcaattttgagaaattttgtcGAGCTCTCTGATTCTTATCGTGAGACAAAGTTTAAAGCTAACGGCGCCACAGATAAATTCGGCAGCACATTCGTGACTTTATCAATCACCGAAGTAAGgtgattatttttcttcaaatatttttggtgtGGGAAACAGGGCGTGACGTAATATTCGATCTTTCTCAAGTAGAGTAGTGAAACCCCACATGTACAATTATTTATCAATTGCTCTCGCCATCTTTGCGGAGAGTCATTAAGCAACACATGCACCGCACTTTCTATCGTTTTACCAAAATCATAACCAACTTGAAATGTTTGGAGAACCGTGCTACTGGAAAAGTTTGTGAATCACTCGCCTCTTGTGATTAACAACTTTTCGAGTGTTTTCCCAACGTTCCGAGTGGGGTATTATGCTGGTAAACCGACAgaaagtgtgttttttttcttttacaaaattaacttaaaacaaaacatattgtGTTTCAAATTTCTCTGGGTTACCGATGCAATaaacgataggtttttgaccaatctcGTTTATCTATAAAGCCTGATAACACAACGGTCTGGATaatgttgaaataaataatGTTGGATGAACGAATGTATTCAGGCCTTAGGCAAAAACAGTAATCCATTAGCAGTTGTGTCTTTCAGACCTATTGCAAACAGCTTTCCCCCTCACCTGCAGCTGTCACTTTTTTATGTAAGAAAAGAATAAAACGGGCTTCGATTTTGTACGTATTGGAAAAGACAAGTATAAAGCAACCTATAAAGGAGcctaagtttctaaagaaactgcggtgctgcgaCGGCGggaaaagctgacgtttgacCGGCTTTAGGAACATCTCTCTCGATTCTGTGTATGAACGCTGGAAGTTACATAGACCCTCtatgaaaacagttttaagtAAGGGAGGACACGACGACTATTCAATAAAAAGATCTTTTAACTTTAAACTGATCAATAAAACCTTCATTTATCCATGTTTCTATCTATTCACACTGAATTCAGGGTAGACTGAAAACGCAAAAGAGTTTCAGAAATAGAATGACCACGAATGAATCTTGACACTTCCCTTAATGATGCCCCAACCGAAGGCAATAAATGATGACCGTTTTGTGCATAATCCAACAAGTTATTTTTCTTAAGTCAACTTTATTAAGACGTtgtcaaaatatctttttgagCCCATATGCGTTGTTAAAGATTTGTTAAgagaaaggagaattttcaaaatttagctTGAAAGTTTGCATGGACAGCCTAAGTTTTCGATCGATTTCAATTCAAGCGAAACGTTGAATTACTAAAATAATTTGTCTAGGCGACAAAAGTGTGAAGGAAATCCTATAAATGATAGGCAATTATAAACTTAAACTATATATGCAAATTAACGTCCTTCTGTAACAGGAAAAACATAGAGATacggaaaaaatataaaagtaataTGAATTGACACCTTCAGCTGATATGTTCGATCCAAGCTTCACGAGAAGTAAATGTGGAAACAAACCAGTGGAACTTTTCGGCAGACTGGTGTTAaggacaataataacaatgataatattaaCAATGATGAAGAAAACGATGATTATGATTGTAAtcacaaaatagaaaaacaggaacaaagaaacagagaaaacagGTTTGACAGCTTACATTTATCTTTAAACGTTCGCTTGTCATTAATACTGTTTctaatttgaataaattgtaAGTAGCTGCTTGAGCCTACATCAACAAAATACTCATTGCATGTACAGAGTATATAGATGGCTTATATCTGTGggagatataaaaaaaaagtatcctTTGATTGCAAAGGGAGACAATACGACTGTACAAGTTTAAAACTCGAACGGAAATattaaatatgtttatttttttccgttgaGCAATAACTTGCGGTTTGGACATACAAAAGAATTGGAAACGCATGCTAAATTACACACCTGTATTTTACctacaaaatgaaagaaaaaggtAGTTTGAGATTCTCTTGCAATACAGTCACTCGATCAGGAACGATTATTTAGCTAATAGAAATGCGTAGGCATTTTACGAGTTACCAGTATAATGTTTTATATTTAGTGAATTCTTCACTTGTCGTAAGGGTTTAAATATGAGGGTAGTATTCAAAGCAATTACATGTTAAGGAAGTAATGTGATTGTAACGCTACCGTTAATCTTCACACGTCTTCATAAACCTCACTGTTACCTTGCTTGGTATTGGATAAACTAACAATTCGAGAGGACGAGACTACGTTGGGTCACGCggttgaaagacaaaaaaaagccaataaataaacgaatatataaataataagtAGATAGATGATTACAAGTATATTTCGACGGTTCACAAACCCTGAGAGCGAATTAAAGGTGCGGGTGATGTAATTTGCCGGGAAAGGGGAAAAGCCATTAGTTTCATTATGTTAATCTTCATCTctcttcatttatttgtttattcatttactcaattatttgctttttaatttcttctattcaGAGGGTGCTATGTCAAACTTAGAGCTACCAAGCCGAAGCTTACCTGCTGTCATAACTGAGGCAATTGCATGCGTTTCATTGAACATCACAAGCATCATTGGAAACAGTCTGGTTTATATAGCAGCATACAGAAACACAAACCTGCGATCAACCACCAACCTGTATATCATTGCTTTAGCGGTCAGC
This region of Pocillopora verrucosa isolate sample1 chromosome 3, ASM3666991v2, whole genome shotgun sequence genomic DNA includes:
- the LOC131799466 gene encoding octopamine receptor beta-1R-like, coding for MLNSELPSRSLPVVITEASVCIALCIISVIGNSLVCMATCRNSNLRSTTNLYIIALAVSDLLCGIVQMPLTSATLIIGRWVFGDALCQFEGFVSVFTYYVTPATLGLTAFNRYMKIVKTSHYKKIFSPRRSKIWLSFLWLSFALYLLIVRVTNWVKIDFIQGYAGCSFDYPSSESQIFHYCITIGLLFVLPLCVGIFSYYKIFLKTHEHQQNVVPSLRNCTDNTAVSNTVKEIKLTRMLILVAAGFLCCWIPMWALVLWFRFSPETSSRITALLVTFLFYLSASINPIIYAFTNGEFQREFRKLLCCRRERSRIVLKKAAAFTGNDLVEREEQEANF